A single region of the Pyxidicoccus trucidator genome encodes:
- a CDS encoding response regulator: MKRLLIVDDELAIVEALQDILSVEGYDIVTAFNGAEGLERMAAAKPDLVLLDLMMPVMDGREMLRRMRENPALLSIPVVVMSAGRISDEERRSSARFLAKPFELDLLLDTISELLGDPRSESEDTERPH; this comes from the coding sequence ATGAAGCGGCTCCTCATCGTCGACGACGAGCTCGCCATCGTCGAGGCGCTCCAGGACATCCTCTCCGTGGAGGGCTACGACATCGTCACCGCCTTCAACGGGGCGGAGGGCCTGGAGCGCATGGCGGCGGCGAAGCCGGACCTGGTGCTGTTGGACTTGATGATGCCCGTCATGGACGGCCGGGAGATGCTGCGCCGCATGCGCGAGAACCCGGCGCTGCTCTCCATCCCCGTGGTGGTGATGAGCGCCGGCCGCATCTCCGACGAGGAGCGCCGCTCCAGCGCGCGCTTCCTCGCCAAGCCCTTCGAGCTGGACCTGCTGCTCGACACCATCTCCGAGCTGCTCGGCGACCCGCGCTCCGAGTCGGAAGACACGGAGCGCCCGCACTGA
- a CDS encoding phosphoribosyltransferase, with product MRFRDRADAGRQLATRLLPYRSTGVRVLGLARGGLRVAFEVARALEAPLDVWVARRVGIPGRMTTLGAVSEGGGLYLDPEALQLVPEVELRSMAREEAVELEEQVQRLRGRPTPDLGGCLVLLVDDGLVTGSTAAAALQALRRQRPGRLVLGAGVATPHALDVVRGLADAVHCVSTQEGLRTVSEAYDDFRPLPDADVRQLLERAREPGLPREVLESTDTGGFWM from the coding sequence ATGCGGTTTCGGGACCGAGCGGATGCGGGCCGCCAGCTGGCGACGCGGCTATTGCCCTACCGGAGCACGGGCGTGCGCGTGCTGGGCCTGGCGCGCGGCGGGCTGCGCGTGGCCTTCGAGGTGGCACGGGCCCTGGAGGCCCCCCTGGACGTCTGGGTGGCACGGCGGGTGGGCATCCCAGGGAGGATGACGACGCTGGGCGCCGTGTCCGAGGGCGGCGGCCTGTACCTGGACCCCGAGGCCCTCCAGCTGGTGCCGGAGGTGGAGCTGCGCTCCATGGCGCGCGAGGAGGCCGTCGAGCTGGAGGAGCAGGTGCAGCGGCTGCGCGGGCGGCCCACTCCGGACCTGGGCGGCTGTCTGGTGTTGCTGGTGGACGACGGGCTGGTGACGGGCTCCACCGCCGCCGCCGCGCTCCAGGCCCTGCGGCGGCAGCGGCCAGGCCGGCTGGTGCTGGGCGCCGGGGTGGCCACGCCGCACGCGCTGGACGTGGTGCGCGGCCTGGCGGACGCGGTGCACTGCGTGTCCACCCAGGAGGGCCTGCGCACGGTGTCCGAGGCCTACGACGACTTCCGCCCCCTGCCGGACGCGGACGTGCGGCAGTTGCTGGAGCGCGCGCGCGAGCCGGGGCTCCCGCGCGAGGTGCTGGAGTCCACGGACACGGGTGGTTTCTGGATGTGA
- a CDS encoding alpha/beta fold hydrolase, producing MGSRAVELRGGGGSPVTAKLELPPGRPVASAVLVSCFACLGQSPGPARLCHALVSRGFAVLKLDFTAPPTGDDGAEARPDTVPSVDAVVEAAAWLRERYPPARLLLGHSLGGTAAVAALPRLPEVAALVLVNAPSGPEPILERLTAAEREAGEGEVALGPGRLRVLRGFVHDIAPARVAQALGGFPGAVLVLQAPEDRYVALEHARRLVAAARRPASLMLLDGADHFLSREADAGFAADVLGAWAGRHVTPVTEREAPLPPGVVEVHESGEGRFAQDVRVGRHRLRADEPLSVGGEDSGPTPYGLLTAALGACTAMTLRMYAERKGWPLEHVHVRLSHDKVYAKDCAECETKKSRVDQLKRSVKLVGPLTQEQRASLTAIADRCPVHQTLESEVDVVTVLEE from the coding sequence ATGGGGAGCCGGGCGGTGGAGCTGCGGGGCGGCGGTGGAAGTCCGGTGACGGCGAAGCTGGAGCTGCCACCCGGAAGGCCCGTGGCCAGCGCGGTGCTGGTGTCGTGCTTCGCGTGCCTGGGCCAGTCACCCGGGCCGGCGCGGCTGTGCCATGCGCTGGTGTCCCGGGGCTTCGCCGTGCTGAAGCTCGACTTCACCGCGCCCCCCACGGGTGACGACGGCGCCGAGGCCCGGCCGGACACGGTGCCCTCGGTGGACGCGGTGGTGGAGGCGGCGGCGTGGCTGCGCGAGCGCTACCCTCCGGCCCGCCTGCTCTTGGGGCACAGCCTGGGAGGCACGGCCGCGGTGGCGGCGCTGCCCCGGCTGCCCGAGGTCGCCGCGCTGGTGCTGGTGAACGCGCCCTCCGGGCCGGAGCCCATCCTCGAGCGGCTGACGGCCGCCGAGCGCGAGGCGGGTGAGGGCGAGGTGGCGCTGGGCCCCGGCCGGCTGCGCGTGCTGCGCGGCTTCGTGCACGACATCGCCCCGGCGCGGGTGGCCCAGGCGCTGGGCGGCTTCCCAGGCGCGGTGCTGGTGTTGCAAGCGCCGGAGGACCGGTACGTGGCGCTGGAGCACGCGCGGCGACTGGTGGCGGCGGCGCGGCGCCCGGCCAGCCTGATGCTGCTGGACGGCGCGGACCACTTCCTGTCACGCGAGGCGGACGCGGGCTTCGCGGCCGATGTGCTGGGCGCATGGGCCGGTCGGCACGTGACGCCGGTGACGGAGCGCGAGGCGCCGCTGCCCCCGGGCGTGGTGGAGGTCCACGAGTCGGGCGAGGGCCGCTTCGCCCAGGACGTCCGCGTGGGCCGGCACCGGCTGCGCGCGGATGAGCCGCTGAGCGTGGGCGGCGAGGACTCGGGCCCCACACCCTATGGCCTGCTCACGGCCGCACTGGGAGCGTGTACGGCCATGACGCTGCGCATGTACGCGGAGCGCAAGGGCTGGCCGCTGGAGCACGTCCACGTGCGGCTGAGCCACGACAAGGTGTACGCGAAGGACTGCGCGGAGTGCGAGACGAAGAAGAGCCGGGTGGACCAGCTCAAGCGCTCCGTGAAGCTGGTGGGCCCCCTGACGCAGGAGCAGCGCGCGAGCCTGACGGCCATCGCGGACCGCTGCCCGGTGCACCAGACGCTGGAGTCCGAGGTGGATGTCGTGACGGTGCTGGAGGAATGA
- a CDS encoding ATPase domain-containing protein, whose translation MTDTSDLPAEPSPRVPTGVPGLDTLLRGGWLRGGTYIITGVPGTGKTILGNQFCFATVAQGGKAIYLTVLAESHARMVLHLQGMSFFRKEEVGRTLLYESGYSPLKSEGLTGLSRLIFRAVREHGATALVVDGLSAVEESAESRLAFREFLHGLCVHNALAGCTTLLLTGKRDDPADPQFAMVDGVVLLAMETLGVKSVRSLEVAKFRGGSQLVGRHSFAITDDGVVVYPRTEALYSEATERVPELKQRLAFGIPRLDEMLYGGLVRYSSTLVFGSPGSGKTLLCLHFLAEGARRGEPGLYFSFVETAQRLLNKADLVGLDLRKYANAGLVKLESRLAVESLPDALVQELFGLVKKLGIQRLVLDGLEPFIQESTDPHRTPRFLTAMTNALRALGVTTLATQQTNTLFGPELNAPLERVEAIIDNILLLRFVELRSQLYRMLSVLKMRESDNDPALRLFSITAEGIDVAETFESAEAILTGQARPLVSSVKKKADKPGKRRGLLRRRRGGA comes from the coding sequence GTGACGGACACCTCTGACCTGCCGGCCGAACCCAGCCCACGGGTCCCTACCGGCGTGCCAGGGTTGGACACCCTCCTGCGCGGCGGCTGGCTGCGCGGCGGCACCTACATCATCACCGGCGTCCCTGGGACGGGGAAGACCATCCTCGGCAACCAGTTCTGCTTCGCCACCGTCGCGCAGGGTGGGAAGGCCATCTACCTCACCGTGCTCGCCGAGTCGCACGCGCGCATGGTGCTGCACCTGCAGGGCATGAGCTTCTTCCGAAAGGAAGAGGTCGGCCGCACGCTGCTCTACGAGAGCGGCTACTCCCCCCTCAAGTCGGAAGGCCTCACGGGCCTGAGCCGGCTCATCTTCCGCGCGGTGCGCGAGCACGGCGCCACCGCGCTGGTGGTGGACGGCCTGTCCGCCGTGGAGGAGAGCGCCGAGTCACGCCTGGCCTTCCGTGAGTTCCTCCATGGCCTGTGCGTCCACAACGCGCTGGCGGGCTGCACCACGCTGCTGCTCACCGGCAAGCGCGATGACCCGGCCGACCCGCAGTTCGCCATGGTGGACGGCGTCGTCCTGCTGGCCATGGAGACGCTGGGCGTGAAGTCCGTCCGCTCCCTCGAGGTGGCCAAGTTCCGCGGCGGCTCGCAGCTGGTCGGCAGGCACAGCTTCGCAATCACCGATGACGGAGTCGTCGTCTATCCGCGCACCGAGGCCCTCTACTCGGAGGCGACGGAGCGCGTGCCGGAGCTGAAGCAGCGGCTGGCCTTCGGCATTCCCCGGCTGGACGAGATGCTCTACGGCGGGCTGGTGCGCTACTCGTCCACGCTCGTCTTCGGTTCACCGGGCAGCGGCAAGACGCTGCTGTGCCTGCACTTCCTCGCGGAGGGCGCGCGCCGGGGCGAGCCGGGCCTCTACTTCAGCTTCGTGGAGACGGCGCAGCGCCTGCTCAACAAGGCGGACCTGGTGGGCCTGGACCTGCGCAAGTACGCGAACGCGGGCCTGGTGAAGCTGGAGTCGCGCTTGGCGGTGGAGTCGCTGCCCGACGCGCTGGTGCAGGAGCTGTTCGGCCTGGTGAAGAAGCTCGGCATCCAGCGCCTGGTGCTGGACGGGCTGGAGCCCTTCATCCAGGAGTCCACGGACCCGCACCGCACCCCGCGCTTCCTCACCGCGATGACCAACGCGCTGCGCGCCCTGGGCGTCACCACCCTGGCCACGCAGCAGACCAACACCCTCTTCGGCCCGGAGCTGAATGCGCCGCTGGAGCGGGTGGAGGCCATCATCGACAACATCCTCCTCCTGCGCTTCGTGGAGCTGCGCTCGCAGCTGTACCGCATGCTGTCCGTGCTGAAGATGCGCGAGAGCGACAATGACCCGGCCCTGCGCCTGTTCTCCATCACCGCCGAGGGCATCGACGTGGCGGAGACCTTCGAGAGCGCCGAGGCCATCCTCACCGGCCAGGCACGGCCGCTGGTGTCGTCGGTGAAGAAGAAGGCGGACAAGCCCGGCAAGCGCAGGGGCCTCCTGCGGCGCAGGAGGGGCGGCGCATGA
- a CDS encoding CHAP domain-containing protein, whose product MSAHPAAVKPAQGKQAEPASTGRKSKPSRATSPPRPRVGERIAKKATGLVGVTSLRTVSNTVPDDCTGLARLAYTSAGIDLMSGPGRKGENGVTHIYRAVRRQGALHRTKPRPGDLVFFRETYDRDNDGRRDDGLTHVGVVERVSPGGLVTFVHRGSKGIVRARMHLRWPATHRARANREVLNDYLRRASRKHRAYVTGELFAGFASPEALAPRSRR is encoded by the coding sequence GTGTCAGCACATCCCGCGGCGGTGAAGCCGGCGCAGGGCAAGCAGGCGGAGCCCGCGTCCACCGGCCGCAAGTCGAAGCCTTCCCGCGCCACGTCCCCACCCCGCCCGCGCGTGGGCGAGCGCATCGCCAAGAAGGCCACCGGCCTCGTCGGTGTCACCTCCCTGCGCACCGTGAGCAACACCGTGCCAGATGACTGCACGGGCCTGGCGCGGCTGGCCTACACGAGCGCCGGCATCGACCTCATGTCGGGCCCGGGCCGCAAGGGTGAGAACGGCGTCACCCACATCTACCGCGCCGTGCGTCGCCAGGGCGCCCTCCACCGGACGAAGCCGCGCCCGGGAGACCTCGTCTTCTTCCGCGAGACGTATGACAGGGACAACGACGGGCGCCGCGATGACGGGCTCACCCACGTCGGCGTCGTCGAGCGCGTGTCCCCCGGTGGCCTCGTCACCTTCGTCCACCGGGGCAGCAAGGGCATCGTCCGCGCACGCATGCACCTGCGCTGGCCCGCCACCCACCGCGCCCGCGCCAACCGCGAGGTGCTCAACGACTACCTCCGCCGCGCGTCCCGCAAGCACCGCGCCTATGTCACCGGCGAGCTCTTCGCCGGCTTCGCTTCTCCCGAGGCGCTTGCCCCTCGCTCTCGCAGGTGA
- a CDS encoding archease — METGLAPGTGAAPPHWEHLTRGTEQRVRGNGRTPDEALEQAAVALCALVADPAAVEVREEVEVECDAHDLDSLLANWLRSIVHNMAARRLRFRCFAVRLDGWHLFGLAYGEHLDPERHQGALGLRGVSLVEPTVRRTEDGRWTAECKVEVRPQRDA, encoded by the coding sequence ATGGAGACTGGACTCGCGCCCGGAACGGGGGCCGCGCCCCCCCACTGGGAGCACCTCACCCGGGGCACGGAGCAGCGGGTGCGCGGCAACGGCCGCACGCCGGACGAGGCGCTGGAGCAGGCCGCGGTGGCGCTGTGCGCGCTGGTGGCGGACCCGGCGGCGGTGGAGGTGCGCGAGGAGGTGGAGGTGGAGTGCGACGCGCATGATTTGGACTCGCTGCTGGCGAACTGGCTGCGCTCCATCGTCCACAACATGGCCGCCCGGCGCCTGCGCTTCCGCTGCTTCGCGGTGCGGCTGGACGGCTGGCACCTGTTCGGCCTCGCCTACGGCGAGCACCTGGACCCGGAGCGGCACCAGGGCGCCCTGGGGCTGCGCGGCGTGTCGCTCGTCGAGCCCACGGTGCGCAGGACGGAGGACGGGCGGTGGACGGCGGAGTGCAAGGTGGAGGTCCGGCCCCAGCGAGACGCGTGA
- a CDS encoding dienelactone hydrolase family protein — translation MRPGRHTDPDVREVKVEAGSTELGGSLGLPPGARGLVIFAHGSGSSRFSPRNRAVARALRDAGLGTLLFDLLSEEEEARDERTGELRFDIPFLARRLAAVTEWARLQDELAGLRFGYFGSSTGAAAALVAAALHPDLIHAVVSRGGRPDLAGPVLARVQAPTLLLVGGNDVGVLEMNEDALARLEGLKDIRIIRGATHLFEEPGALEEVSRLAAEWFTRYLGAAGPEVHA, via the coding sequence ATGAGGCCTGGGAGGCACACGGACCCGGACGTACGAGAGGTGAAGGTGGAGGCGGGGAGCACGGAGCTGGGCGGCAGCCTGGGGCTGCCTCCCGGGGCGCGGGGGCTGGTCATCTTCGCGCACGGCAGTGGCAGCAGCCGCTTCAGCCCGCGCAACCGCGCCGTGGCGCGAGCGCTGCGTGACGCGGGGCTGGGCACGCTGCTGTTCGACCTGCTGAGCGAGGAAGAAGAGGCGCGCGACGAGCGCACCGGCGAGCTGCGCTTCGACATTCCCTTCCTCGCGCGGCGGCTGGCGGCGGTGACGGAGTGGGCGCGCCTGCAGGACGAGCTGGCGGGGCTGCGCTTCGGCTACTTCGGCTCCAGCACGGGCGCGGCGGCGGCGCTGGTGGCGGCGGCGCTGCACCCGGACCTCATCCACGCGGTGGTGTCTCGCGGCGGGCGGCCGGACCTGGCCGGACCGGTGCTGGCGCGGGTGCAGGCGCCCACGCTGCTGCTCGTCGGAGGCAACGACGTCGGCGTGCTGGAGATGAACGAGGACGCGCTGGCGCGGCTGGAGGGACTGAAGGACATCCGCATCATCCGCGGCGCCACGCACCTCTTCGAGGAGCCCGGCGCGCTGGAGGAGGTGTCGCGCCTGGCGGCGGAGTGGTTCACCCGCTACCTCGGCGCCGCCGGGCCGGAGGTGCATGCATGA
- a CDS encoding tetratricopeptide repeat protein — translation MTVPSADWEKCVSELWAGMDGHDADAFVGRMEALVAELPPGNAIGLFERGSAFDSTGHPARAVELYSAALDAGLAGERRRRAVIQLASSLRNLGKPQDALKLLTTEADAASDALDGAVATFMALVLVDLGREREAVAVALTALSKYLPRYNRSVARYAQQLRDKAP, via the coding sequence ATGACTGTCCCGAGTGCCGATTGGGAGAAGTGTGTCTCGGAGCTGTGGGCCGGGATGGATGGCCATGACGCGGACGCATTCGTTGGCCGCATGGAGGCGCTGGTCGCCGAGCTCCCACCGGGAAACGCGATTGGACTGTTCGAGCGAGGCTCGGCGTTTGACTCCACCGGCCACCCCGCGCGGGCGGTTGAGCTGTACTCGGCCGCGCTCGACGCGGGCCTGGCGGGTGAGCGCCGCCGGCGGGCTGTCATCCAGTTGGCCAGCTCGCTCCGCAACCTTGGGAAGCCACAGGACGCGTTGAAGCTCCTGACCACCGAAGCCGACGCCGCGTCCGATGCGCTCGATGGCGCGGTGGCGACCTTCATGGCCCTGGTGCTCGTCGACCTCGGACGCGAGCGGGAGGCGGTGGCCGTGGCCCTCACGGCCCTTTCGAAATACCTGCCTCGCTACAACCGCTCCGTCGCGCGCTACGCCCAGCAGCTCCGGGACAAGGCTCCCTAG
- the orn gene encoding oligoribonuclease — MISREQRFVWLDLEMTGLDPETCAIIEIGVVITGPDLRPIAEMDRVIWQPEEVLLRMEPVVREMHTRNGLLDKVRASTTSLRVAERDITALISEHCALGEGVLAGNSIHTDRRFLFRYMPMLERYLHYRMVDVTSLKVLVRAWYPNLVEPRKPPAGHTALADVRSSIAELQYYRDILFRATPG, encoded by the coding sequence ATGATTTCGCGTGAGCAGCGCTTCGTCTGGTTGGACCTGGAGATGACGGGGTTGGACCCGGAGACGTGCGCCATTATTGAGATTGGTGTCGTCATCACCGGGCCGGATTTGCGGCCGATTGCGGAGATGGACCGTGTCATCTGGCAGCCGGAGGAGGTGCTCCTGCGCATGGAGCCCGTCGTCCGGGAGATGCACACCCGCAACGGGCTGCTGGACAAGGTGCGCGCGTCCACCACGTCCCTGCGGGTGGCCGAGCGCGACATCACCGCGCTCATCTCCGAGCACTGCGCGCTGGGCGAGGGCGTGCTCGCCGGCAACTCCATCCACACGGACCGGCGCTTCCTCTTCCGCTACATGCCCATGCTGGAGCGCTACCTCCATTACCGCATGGTGGACGTGACGAGCCTCAAGGTGCTCGTGCGCGCCTGGTACCCGAACCTCGTCGAGCCCCGCAAGCCGCCCGCCGGGCACACCGCGCTGGCGGACGTGCGCTCCAGCATCGCGGAGCTCCAGTACTACCGGGACATCCTCTTCCGCGCCACGCCGGGCTGA
- a CDS encoding peptidoglycan-binding protein, with protein sequence MSVRSATASAPSFRTAEAPPRFDGSKPAPGTTNTNAAQVTNPPLKGDPKNRNADTYNQVINQFGVGSNPRYTPRDSSGDGVRDTFCNIFLWDVTRAMGAEIPHWVDTNGNSVAPGKGREMNANSTVDWMHKHGERNGWRKATPEEAQKMANAGHPSVALWKNPRGIGHVAVVRPGEVTSQGPSSAQAGGKNFNNKHIKDGFGGAQPEYWVNDSGKATGKPPTEPTKPPTTPSKPPSTGNVSVPKTNLRREAEGPEVLKLQNALVKLGYMTQAQVNTGPGIFGPKTEAAVAKFQKDQGISPNSGIFGPKTRTAMTEALNGKGGTEKPGGPGPVTGPTKPTGSDATKAANIDKILKGTGLAGQGAHIVAMSKKYNVPPELALAMFRKEASFMTAGSAVKNNNPGNLRFAEWEKQFGGKPNGNFAHFPDVKSGVEAYFRLLGGPAYRGFIDSGDYKGLINKYAPPTENDSGLYHKQVLQWMQEYKAKVG encoded by the coding sequence ATGAGCGTCCGCAGCGCCACCGCCAGTGCCCCTTCCTTCCGTACGGCCGAGGCCCCTCCGCGCTTCGATGGCAGCAAGCCGGCTCCCGGCACCACCAACACGAACGCCGCCCAGGTCACCAACCCGCCGCTCAAGGGTGACCCGAAGAACCGCAACGCCGACACCTACAACCAGGTCATCAACCAGTTCGGGGTGGGTTCGAACCCGCGCTACACCCCGCGTGACTCCAGCGGCGACGGCGTCCGGGACACCTTCTGCAACATCTTCCTGTGGGACGTGACGCGCGCCATGGGCGCGGAGATTCCCCACTGGGTGGACACCAACGGCAACTCCGTCGCCCCGGGCAAGGGCCGGGAGATGAACGCCAACTCCACCGTGGACTGGATGCACAAGCACGGGGAGCGCAACGGCTGGCGGAAGGCGACGCCCGAGGAGGCGCAGAAGATGGCCAACGCGGGCCACCCCTCCGTCGCGCTGTGGAAGAACCCGCGCGGCATCGGCCACGTGGCGGTGGTGCGCCCCGGTGAAGTCACGTCGCAGGGGCCGTCCTCGGCCCAGGCCGGCGGGAAGAACTTCAACAACAAGCACATCAAGGACGGCTTCGGCGGCGCCCAGCCCGAGTACTGGGTGAACGACAGCGGCAAGGCCACCGGCAAGCCGCCCACCGAGCCCACGAAGCCGCCCACCACGCCTTCCAAGCCTCCCTCCACGGGGAATGTGAGCGTCCCGAAGACGAACCTGCGGCGCGAGGCGGAGGGCCCCGAGGTCCTCAAGCTGCAGAACGCGCTCGTCAAGCTGGGCTACATGACGCAGGCCCAGGTGAACACCGGCCCGGGCATCTTCGGCCCGAAGACGGAGGCGGCCGTCGCGAAGTTCCAGAAGGACCAGGGCATCAGCCCCAACTCCGGCATCTTCGGCCCGAAGACGCGCACGGCGATGACCGAGGCGCTCAACGGCAAGGGCGGCACGGAGAAGCCGGGCGGCCCCGGCCCCGTCACCGGCCCGACGAAGCCCACGGGCTCGGACGCGACGAAGGCGGCGAACATCGACAAGATTCTCAAGGGCACGGGCCTGGCCGGCCAGGGCGCCCACATCGTGGCGATGTCGAAGAAGTACAACGTGCCCCCGGAGCTGGCGCTGGCCATGTTCCGCAAGGAAGCGTCCTTCATGACGGCCGGCTCGGCCGTGAAGAACAACAACCCGGGCAACCTGCGCTTCGCGGAGTGGGAGAAGCAGTTCGGCGGCAAGCCCAACGGCAACTTCGCGCACTTCCCCGACGTGAAGAGCGGCGTGGAGGCCTACTTCCGGCTGCTCGGCGGCCCCGCGTACCGCGGCTTCATCGACAGCGGCGACTACAAGGGCCTCATCAACAAGTACGCGCCGCCGACGGAGAACGACAGCGGGCTGTACCACAAGCAGGTGCTCCAGTGGATGCAGGAGTACAAGGCGAAGGTCGGCTGA
- a CDS encoding ribose-phosphate diphosphokinase: MEGMDPVLLVGTASPHLGRALGAALGVAPSDCHFERFPDGEMHLEVPASVRGRTAVIVQATTPPTGEHLLELLLMADACWRAGAARLEAVVPYLGYARQDRRGRPGEPLGGRLVADLLSQGRFARVLVVDLHSPALEGCFGAPLEHLTALPLLADALRASVTDTSVVVAPDLGAVKRAEALARLLGCPWAVIHKVRLSGDEVHASGLMGEVRGRRPILVDDMVSTGGTLAAAAGTLREAGCAEDFTVVTSHALLVGPAVERLRTLPLTRLVSTDSVEPHAGLPFPQEVVTLAPLVARALRP; this comes from the coding sequence CTGGAGGGCATGGACCCTGTCCTCCTTGTAGGCACCGCCAGTCCCCACCTGGGCCGCGCCCTGGGCGCCGCGCTGGGCGTGGCTCCCTCCGACTGCCACTTCGAGCGCTTCCCGGATGGGGAGATGCACCTCGAGGTGCCGGCTTCGGTACGGGGCCGCACCGCTGTCATCGTGCAAGCCACCACGCCGCCCACCGGCGAGCACCTGCTGGAGCTGCTCCTCATGGCGGATGCGTGCTGGCGGGCCGGGGCCGCCCGGCTGGAGGCGGTGGTGCCGTACCTGGGCTACGCCCGTCAGGACCGGCGCGGGCGGCCGGGCGAGCCGCTGGGTGGACGGCTCGTGGCGGACCTGCTGTCGCAGGGGCGCTTCGCGCGGGTGCTGGTGGTGGACCTGCACAGCCCCGCGCTGGAGGGCTGCTTCGGCGCGCCGCTCGAGCACCTCACCGCGCTGCCGCTGCTGGCGGACGCGCTGCGGGCGAGCGTGACGGACACGTCGGTGGTGGTGGCGCCGGACCTGGGAGCGGTGAAGCGCGCGGAGGCGCTGGCGCGGCTCTTGGGCTGCCCGTGGGCGGTGATTCACAAGGTGCGGCTGAGCGGCGACGAGGTCCACGCCAGCGGGCTGATGGGCGAGGTGCGGGGCCGGCGGCCCATCCTGGTGGACGACATGGTGTCCACCGGCGGCACGCTGGCGGCGGCGGCGGGCACGCTGCGCGAGGCGGGCTGCGCGGAGGACTTCACGGTGGTGACGTCGCACGCGCTGCTCGTGGGCCCCGCCGTGGAGCGCCTGCGCACGCTGCCGCTGACGCGGCTGGTGAGCACCGACAGCGTGGAGCCGCACGCGGGACTGCCCTTCCCGCAGGAGGTGGTGACGCTCGCGCCGCTGGTGGCCCGCGCGCTGCGGCCGTGA